Proteins encoded by one window of Cyprinus carpio isolate SPL01 chromosome B6, ASM1834038v1, whole genome shotgun sequence:
- the ccdc65 gene encoding dynein regulatory complex subunit 2, whose product MPKKAGKKGGGKLVGMTEEERLLYMQQKAQAEEEIAKRKEDMLTHFLKDKLQKEERNTVLNLHKLRQQWRAVLTQTKSAELHNDMSVLSQNFERVLDYKDDIIKSLVVDLSEREQQSELARSSHLQNLDYLLELHRCRLAELELNFSTNLEELGSEYNTEREQILSAHQQESMYLEKVMFSMEKHYADLDNEARRDYESTRNQIKKQNKEDKQSVKDQMEGVVEKLWRELQQVLHHYNETTKDRFIATESLQIKDGQSAKEIDTHKKHIQKLQESISALRCQLSSSQTGITAQQLHSGREELAQKVQHFRVQLAEGQTVRRKQLTKLTIQSSDATKKLQEIVAMGERLIRLSEMCSKLETEYEKVLPFYTSSLSEEELNKERSNAMEPPTEKLAQLMLDYLPLEKFWQRYNKVQLEHLCLKREKTLLLQENERLRLYLKQYLDEVSVSDESFRQQKLLVVLSPSLQDTAATERRDKKRYVVQEAANVVHKQF is encoded by the exons ATGCCTAAAAAAGCAGGGAAGAAAGGAGGCGGAAAACTTGTGGGGATGACAGAAGAGGAGAGGCTCCTGTACATGCAGCAGAAGGCTCAAGCTGAGGAGGAGATCGCCAAGAGAAAAGAGGACATGCTCACACACTTCCTCAAG gATAAACTGCAGAAAGAGGAGAGAAACACCGTACTGAATCTCCATAAGCTGCGGCAGCAGTGGCGTGCTGTTTTAACACAGACCAAGTCAGCAGAGCTACACAATGACATGTCAGTGCTCAGCCAGAACTTTGAGAGAGTCCTGGACTACAAAGACGACATCATTAAG AGTTTGGTGGTTGATCTGTCTGAGAGGGAGCAGCAGTCAGAGCTGGCACGCAGTTCTCATCTGCAGAACTTGGACTATCTGTTAGAGCTTCATAGGTGTCGGCTGGCAGAACTAGAGTTGAACTTCAGCACAAATCTAGAAGAACTTGGTTCAGAGTATAATACTGAGAG AGAGCAGATTCTTTCAGCGCACCAGCAGGAGAGTATGTATTTGGAGAAGGTGATGTTTTCCATGGAAAAGCATTACGCTGATCTTGACAATGAGGCTAGACGTGACTACGAGAGCACtcgcaatcaaataaaaaaacag AACAAAGAGGATAAGCAATCAGTGAAAGATCAGATGGAAGGGGTTGTGGAAAAACTGTGGCGGGAACTGCAGCAGGTTTTACACCACTACAATGAgaccaccaaagacagattcatcGCAACTGAGTCTCTGCAAATCAAGGATGGACAAAGTGCTAAAGAGATTGACACGCATAAAAAGCACATTCAGAAGCTGCAG GAGTCTATCTCTGCTCTGCGCTGCCAGCTGAGCTCCAGTCAAACTGGAATAACAGCTCAGCAGCTTCATTCAGGCCGTGAAGAGCTCGCCCAGAAAGTTCAACACTTCAGAGTCCAGCTCGCTGAGGGCCAAACCGTTCGGAGAAAGCAGCTCACCAAACTTACCATTCAAAGCAGCGATGCTACTAAAAAACTACAAGAGATTGTAGCCATG GGGGAAAGGTTGATTCGTCTCTCTGAGATGTGTAGTAAGCTGGAGACCGAGTATGAGAAGGTTCTGCCCTTCTACACATCCTCACTGAGTGAAGAAGAGCTGAATAAGGAGAGATCCAATGCCATGGAGCCGCCAACTGAGAAACTCGCTCAG CTAATGCTTGACTATTTGCCTCTTGAGAAGTTCTGGCAGCGGTACAACAAGGTTCAGCTTGAACATTTGTGTCTGAAGCGAGAGAAAACGCTGCTGTTACAGGAGAATGAACGACTGAGGCTCTATCTGAAGCAGTATCTGGATGAAGTTTCGGTTTCTGATGAGAGTTTTCGGCAACAGAAACTTCTGGTGGTGTTGTCTCCTTCTCTTCAGGACACTGCTGCCACTGAGCGACGCGATAAGAAGCGCTATGTGGTCCAAGAAGCAGCAAATGTTGTGCACAAACAGTTTTAG
- the fkbp11 gene encoding peptidyl-prolyl cis-trans isomerase FKBP11 translates to MRIRTGIALIFLAAFAFVAAEDGDSSESVIEQLVVETLVKPETCTVTSEMGDTLQIHYTGRLMDGKVIDTSLSREPLVVELGKRSVITGLEQALVGLCEGQKIKATIPAHLAYGKRGYPPTIPGDSTLEFEVEVISLSQQTPWQKIVNDILPLLCLALVPTLLGLVGLYLYNKARAQPQGKKKSKDKKSKKK, encoded by the exons TCTCGCAGCTTTTGCATTTGTTGCAGCTGAGGACGGAGACAGCAGTGAAAGCGTGATCGAACAGTTGGTTGTGGAGACGTTG GTGAAGCCAGAGACATGCACGGTCACATCCGAGATGGGAGACACGCTTCAAATCCATTACACG GGTCGATTAATGGACGGGAAGGTGATTGACACCTCTCTGTCTCGTGAGCCTCTGGTCGTAGAGTTGGGCAAGAGGTCTGTCATCACAG GCCTAGAGCAAGCCCTGGTCGGATTGTGTGAAGG ACAAAAAATCAAAGCCACGATTCCAGCTCATCTCGCGTATGGAAAGAGAGGATACCCTCCAACCATTCCAG GGGACAGCACACTTGAGTTTGAGGTGGAGGTGATCTCTCTGTCCCAGCAAACGCCGTGGCAGAAGATAGTTAATGACATCTTGCCTCTTTTGTGCTTGGCGCTGGTTCCCACTTTACTGGGTTTAGTGGGTCTCTACCTCTACAACAAAGCACGTGCACAACCTCAAGGCAAGAAGAAGAGCAAAGACAAGAAAAGCAAGAAGAAATAA